One Streptomyces sp. SAI-135 DNA segment encodes these proteins:
- a CDS encoding immunity 49 family protein, whose amino-acid sequence MVRVERHRVGEAAVSAVRKDFANRIGSQVHSLSKAGPVTAWEWWLIAQEFVEYLGALSVETPDLHSPEAKAVLEDAAEAAAGAVAYAAYFPRDHFEVFLTYPNWGMVYDREPGGTPEPVTAARWLDAFCLAILVEKTQWHGEAFHFAREAPQQGRAGHPDTELINGFMAYVIGDTGDDDATWPPSREQKLAALDAALDRVRARETETGRQLADQPYGIGLRALRALTAGDREGFDEAVVRLLRPLTGTPGPGARPGSLLPLLPIALTALAYRDEGWPPAVDSDYLPDALVTGFKATPPRVGPYGRDRRPDAVAELTSQVVEFGRSLEPRPLEADSEEQFERYTRDAVTPVPGKSLTTFELAYAVTYQELLFRTRAAHTSDASDAQLENLRLAAELGAALFRTTLAEPGTDVPVTIDGRTVTYPACRDEDAGPGAWHRAVHLALITGRREHLAPLVLAGPERVGPDRSVAAPYRRALHAYLRGEDPVPATDEALRDTGKARDQGFLPPPAVLFSQLVEGDEESFNLALLDALTSHRDHYAVADRPSDPDAALSLDILALTCHARRRGWEIRVRSPYLPARIVAAATPF is encoded by the coding sequence ATGGTGCGTGTCGAACGGCATCGGGTCGGCGAGGCGGCCGTCTCGGCGGTGCGGAAGGACTTCGCGAACAGGATCGGTTCGCAGGTCCACTCCCTGTCCAAGGCCGGCCCGGTGACGGCGTGGGAGTGGTGGCTGATCGCCCAGGAGTTCGTCGAGTACCTCGGCGCCCTCTCGGTGGAGACGCCCGACCTCCACTCCCCCGAGGCGAAGGCGGTCCTGGAGGACGCCGCCGAGGCGGCCGCCGGCGCGGTGGCCTACGCGGCGTACTTCCCGCGCGACCACTTCGAGGTCTTCCTCACCTACCCCAACTGGGGCATGGTCTACGACCGCGAGCCGGGCGGCACCCCGGAGCCGGTCACCGCCGCCAGGTGGCTGGACGCCTTCTGCCTGGCGATCCTCGTGGAGAAGACCCAATGGCACGGCGAGGCCTTCCACTTCGCCCGCGAGGCACCCCAGCAAGGCCGCGCCGGCCACCCCGACACCGAGCTGATCAACGGCTTCATGGCGTACGTCATCGGCGACACCGGTGACGACGACGCCACCTGGCCGCCCTCCCGCGAGCAGAAGCTCGCCGCACTCGACGCGGCGCTCGACCGGGTCCGGGCCCGGGAGACGGAGACCGGCCGTCAGCTCGCCGACCAGCCGTACGGCATCGGGCTGCGGGCGCTGCGCGCGCTGACCGCGGGCGACCGGGAGGGGTTCGACGAGGCGGTGGTGCGACTGCTGCGGCCGCTGACCGGCACCCCCGGACCCGGGGCGCGACCGGGCAGTCTCCTCCCCCTCCTGCCGATCGCGCTCACCGCGCTGGCGTACCGCGACGAGGGCTGGCCTCCGGCCGTCGACAGCGACTACCTGCCGGACGCGCTGGTCACCGGGTTCAAGGCCACACCGCCCCGGGTGGGGCCCTACGGCCGGGACCGCCGCCCGGACGCGGTCGCCGAACTCACCTCGCAAGTGGTGGAGTTCGGGCGGTCCCTGGAGCCGCGCCCGCTGGAGGCGGACAGCGAGGAGCAGTTCGAGCGGTACACGCGGGACGCCGTCACGCCGGTGCCGGGCAAGTCGCTCACCACCTTCGAGCTGGCCTACGCCGTCACCTATCAGGAGCTGCTCTTCCGGACCCGCGCCGCGCACACGTCCGACGCGAGCGACGCCCAGCTGGAGAACCTGCGGCTGGCCGCGGAGCTCGGGGCCGCCCTGTTCCGTACGACGCTGGCGGAGCCGGGCACCGACGTGCCGGTGACGATCGACGGCCGGACCGTGACGTACCCCGCCTGCCGGGACGAGGACGCCGGGCCGGGGGCCTGGCACCGGGCGGTGCACCTCGCGCTGATCACGGGCCGCCGGGAGCATCTGGCGCCGCTGGTCCTGGCGGGCCCGGAGCGTGTCGGTCCGGACCGTTCCGTGGCGGCCCCCTACCGCCGGGCCCTGCACGCCTATCTGCGCGGCGAGGATCCCGTGCCCGCCACGGACGAGGCCCTGCGGGACACCGGCAAGGCCCGTGACCAGGGGTTCCTGCCGCCGCCCGCGGTCCTCTTCTCCCAGCTCGTGGAGGGCGACGAGGAGAGCTTCAACCTGGCCCTCCTGGACGCCCTGACCTCCCACCGCGACCACTACGCCGTCGCCGACCGCCCCTCCGACCCCGACGCCGCCCTCAGCCTCGACATCCTGGCCCTCACCTGCCACGCCCGCCGACGGGGCTGGGAGATCAGAGTCCGGTCACCGTACCTGCCGGCCCGGATCGTGGCAGCGGCGACGCCGTTCTGA
- a CDS encoding response regulator transcription factor, whose protein sequence is MSPAEGDRDPQRILIVDDEPAVREALQRSLAFEGYDTEVAVDGADALDKATAYRPDLVVLDIQMPRMDGLTAARRIRGAGDTTPILMLTARDTVGDRVTGLDAGADDYLVKPFELDELFARVRALLRRSSYAAAAGAAAAEDDEALTFADLRMDLATREVTRAGRPVELTRTEFTLLEMFMAHPRQVLTREQILKAVWGFDFEPSSNSLDVYVMYLRRKTEAGGEPRLVHTVRGVGYVLRQGGAE, encoded by the coding sequence ATGAGCCCCGCCGAAGGCGACCGTGACCCCCAGCGCATCCTGATCGTCGACGACGAGCCGGCGGTGCGCGAAGCACTCCAGCGCAGCCTCGCCTTCGAGGGCTACGACACCGAGGTCGCCGTGGACGGCGCGGACGCCCTCGACAAGGCGACCGCGTACCGGCCCGACCTGGTCGTCCTCGACATCCAGATGCCCCGCATGGACGGGCTCACGGCCGCCCGGCGCATCCGCGGGGCGGGCGACACGACCCCCATCCTGATGCTGACGGCCCGCGACACGGTCGGCGACCGGGTCACCGGGCTCGACGCGGGCGCCGACGACTACCTGGTCAAGCCGTTCGAACTGGACGAACTGTTCGCCCGGGTCCGGGCGCTGCTGCGGCGGTCCTCCTACGCGGCGGCGGCCGGAGCGGCGGCGGCCGAGGACGACGAGGCGCTCACCTTCGCCGACCTGCGGATGGACCTCGCGACGCGTGAGGTCACCCGGGCGGGCCGGCCGGTGGAGCTGACCCGCACGGAGTTCACCCTGCTGGAGATGTTCATGGCCCACCCGCGCCAGGTCCTCACCCGTGAGCAGATCCTGAAGGCGGTCTGGGGCTTCGACTTCGAGCCCTCCTCCAATTCGCTGGACGTCTACGTCATGTACCTGCGCCGCAAGACGGAGGCGGGCGGCGAGCCGCGGCTCGTGCACACCGTGCGGGGCGTCGGGTACGTGCTGCGGCAGGGTGGCGCGGAGTGA
- a CDS encoding trypsin-like peptidase domain-containing protein, producing the protein MTESFRRDGEYEQYETPYQGAQQQHASSPVNPEWPPPPAQPPTAPPQPATPSQPAAFAAEGAGSYGGDGDGGGTALLTAPPAEPAPPAEPAAPAPKRRTRGPLALLAAVAIVAAAVGGGTAYGIQELTGNDTVASSSTSTNVVPSSAKGTVAGVAKAVSPSIVEINATSNAGESTGSGVIITGDGEIITNNHVISGASTIKVSTSDGKTYTAKVVGTDSKKDLALIKLENASGLTAATLGNSDGVQVGDQVVAIGSPEGLTGTVTSGIVSALNRDVTVATDEGQSQNQGGNGQWPFEFGGRQFNGDTGSSTTTYKAIQTDASLNPGNSGGALIDMNGNIIGINSAMYSASSDSSTAGSAGLGFSIPINTVKSDLATLRAGGTDS; encoded by the coding sequence ATGACCGAGAGCTTCCGCCGCGACGGCGAGTACGAGCAGTACGAGACCCCCTACCAGGGCGCCCAGCAGCAGCACGCTTCGTCGCCCGTGAACCCCGAGTGGCCGCCCCCGCCGGCCCAGCCGCCGACGGCACCCCCGCAGCCCGCCACGCCTTCGCAGCCCGCCGCCTTCGCCGCCGAGGGCGCCGGCTCGTACGGCGGTGACGGCGACGGCGGCGGAACCGCTCTCCTCACCGCGCCCCCCGCCGAGCCCGCGCCCCCCGCCGAGCCCGCGGCGCCCGCTCCGAAGCGGCGCACCCGCGGCCCGCTCGCCCTCCTCGCCGCCGTCGCGATCGTCGCCGCGGCCGTCGGAGGCGGCACCGCCTACGGCATCCAGGAGCTGACCGGCAACGACACGGTCGCCTCCAGCAGCACCAGCACCAACGTGGTGCCGTCCTCCGCCAAGGGCACGGTCGCCGGGGTCGCCAAGGCGGTCAGCCCGAGCATCGTCGAGATCAACGCCACCTCGAACGCCGGGGAGTCCACCGGATCCGGCGTGATCATCACCGGTGACGGCGAGATCATCACCAACAACCACGTCATCTCCGGCGCCTCCACCATCAAGGTGAGCACCAGCGACGGCAAGACCTACACCGCGAAGGTCGTCGGCACCGACAGCAAGAAGGACCTCGCCCTCATCAAGCTGGAGAACGCCTCCGGCCTGACCGCGGCCACCCTCGGCAACTCCGACGGCGTCCAGGTCGGCGACCAGGTCGTGGCGATCGGCTCCCCCGAGGGCCTGACCGGCACCGTGACCAGCGGCATCGTCTCCGCCCTGAACCGGGACGTGACCGTCGCGACCGACGAGGGCCAGAGCCAGAACCAGGGCGGCAACGGACAGTGGCCGTTCGAGTTCGGCGGCCGGCAGTTCAACGGCGACACCGGCTCGTCCACGACGACCTACAAGGCGATCCAGACGGACGCGTCCCTCAACCCCGGCAACTCCGGCGGCGCGCTCATCGACATGAACGGCAACATCATCGGCATCAACTCCGCGATGTACTCCGCCAGTTCGGACTCGTCCACGGCCGGCAGCGCGGGCCTCGGCTTCTCCATCCCGATCAACACCGTCAAGTCCGACCTGGCCACGCTGCGGGCCGGCGGCACCGACAGCTGA
- a CDS encoding pectinesterase family protein — MSETRSKARHRSSRTALAVGLPLALSASGVMAHGMVPGVQTSAAATTAAAPAWATATADGFASVDALGQNGTYGGRDGRIVTVRTLADLEKYATAAEPYVIVVAATITMDPVGKEIKVRSDKTIVGSGTAGQIVGGGFFLGSGVHNVIIRNLTIRDAYQGVWNDKDHDFDAVQMDGAHHVWIDHNDLRNMADGLIDVRKDSTYVTVSWNRLSQDNKAFGIGWTENVVTDITVHHNWIRETEQRNPSTDNAAHAHLYNNFLEDVAGTDVTSSYGNYSRGATRMVLENSYFQGFRNPVIKDSTASIVQKGNTFVGTSGRNESGGTAFDPRTYYAYTPDRTADVPALLKSGTGPRGSIGTTAAVTKAAAATTLTVAKDGSGQYSTVQAAVNAVPANNASRVVVQVKPGTYRELVKVPSDKPHVTIQGTGSSRSDTVIVYNNASGTPKPDGSGTYGTGGSATVAVEADDFQARNLTISNDFDEAAHQDIASQAVALRTAADKVFLDGVIVTGDQDTLLVDTAAKDRLGRVYMTNSYVVGNVDFIFGRATAVIDKSVITLKKRWNGTSAGYVTAPSTAADRKGILIANSTVNGDVSSASFYLGRPWHAGGDASLDPQTTVRNTSLSAAVKPTPWTDMSGFSWKGDRFAEYRNTGSGSGAASSDRPQLTDAQAADQEVADWLAGWTPSPS; from the coding sequence ATGAGTGAGACACGCAGCAAGGCCCGCCACCGCAGCAGCAGGACGGCCCTGGCGGTCGGTCTCCCGCTGGCGCTGAGCGCCTCGGGAGTCATGGCCCACGGCATGGTCCCCGGTGTCCAGACCTCCGCGGCCGCCACCACCGCGGCCGCCCCCGCCTGGGCCACCGCCACCGCGGACGGCTTCGCCTCCGTCGACGCGCTCGGCCAGAACGGCACGTACGGCGGCCGGGACGGCCGGATCGTGACCGTGCGGACGCTCGCCGACCTGGAGAAGTACGCGACGGCCGCCGAACCGTACGTCATCGTCGTGGCGGCGACCATCACCATGGACCCGGTCGGCAAGGAGATCAAGGTCCGGTCGGACAAGACCATCGTCGGGTCCGGGACCGCCGGGCAGATCGTCGGCGGCGGGTTCTTCCTGGGGTCCGGCGTGCACAACGTCATCATCCGGAACCTGACCATCCGGGACGCCTACCAGGGTGTCTGGAACGACAAGGACCACGACTTCGACGCCGTCCAGATGGACGGCGCCCACCATGTCTGGATCGACCACAACGACCTCAGGAACATGGCCGACGGGCTCATCGACGTCCGCAAGGACAGCACCTACGTGACGGTCTCCTGGAACAGACTCAGCCAGGACAACAAGGCGTTCGGCATCGGCTGGACGGAGAACGTCGTCACCGACATCACCGTCCACCACAACTGGATCCGCGAGACCGAGCAGCGCAATCCGTCGACGGACAACGCGGCCCACGCGCACCTCTACAACAACTTCCTGGAGGACGTGGCCGGTACCGACGTCACCTCCTCCTACGGCAACTACTCCCGCGGCGCGACCAGGATGGTCCTGGAGAACTCGTACTTCCAGGGCTTCAGGAACCCCGTCATCAAGGACAGCACCGCGAGCATCGTCCAGAAGGGCAACACCTTCGTGGGCACGAGCGGCAGGAACGAGAGCGGCGGCACCGCCTTCGACCCGAGGACGTACTACGCCTACACGCCCGACAGGACCGCCGACGTCCCCGCCCTGCTCAAGTCGGGGACGGGGCCGCGCGGTTCCATCGGTACGACGGCCGCCGTCACCAAGGCCGCGGCTGCCACGACGCTCACCGTCGCCAAGGACGGCAGCGGGCAGTACTCGACGGTGCAGGCCGCGGTGAACGCCGTACCGGCGAACAACGCCTCGCGCGTGGTCGTCCAGGTCAAGCCGGGAACGTACCGCGAGCTGGTGAAGGTGCCGTCCGACAAGCCGCACGTGACCATCCAGGGCACCGGGTCCAGCCGCAGCGACACGGTGATCGTCTACAACAACGCCTCCGGCACGCCCAAGCCCGACGGCTCCGGGACCTACGGCACCGGCGGCAGCGCCACCGTCGCCGTCGAGGCCGACGACTTCCAGGCCCGCAACCTGACGATCTCCAACGACTTCGACGAGGCGGCCCACCAGGACATCGCGAGCCAGGCCGTCGCCCTGCGCACCGCCGCCGACAAGGTGTTCCTCGACGGGGTCATCGTCACCGGCGACCAGGACACGCTGCTGGTGGACACCGCGGCCAAGGACAGGCTCGGCCGTGTCTACATGACGAACTCCTACGTCGTCGGCAACGTCGACTTCATCTTCGGCCGGGCCACCGCCGTCATCGACAAGTCCGTCATCACGCTGAAGAAGCGCTGGAACGGCACCTCGGCCGGTTACGTCACCGCGCCCAGCACCGCCGCGGACCGCAAGGGCATCCTCATCGCCAACTCGACGGTGAACGGGGACGTCTCGTCCGCGAGCTTCTACCTGGGCCGCCCCTGGCACGCCGGCGGCGACGCGAGCCTCGACCCGCAGACGACGGTCCGCAACACCTCGCTGAGCGCGGCGGTCAAGCCCACGCCGTGGACCGACATGAGCGGCTTCTCCTGGAAGGGCGACCGGTTCGCGGAGTACAGGAACACCGGTTCGGGCTCGGGCGCGGCCTCGTCCGACCGGCCGCAGCTCACCGACGCGCAGGCCGCGGACCAGGAGGTCGCCGACTGGCTGGCCGGCTGGACGCCGAGCCCGTCCTGA
- a CDS encoding HAMP domain-containing sensor histidine kinase encodes MNRLVRRYRSLPIRSRLALLVAAAVAFAVAAVSVTCWFIVQGKLYDQVDGDLKEMASRPGTVQSLLQRCTQAPAKNTQVFPGRNDYVQAIKAEGDPCVDPNSPGTVKVTGADKRVIETASGSTIYFRNGTDEDGNSVRVLTRYLGVDTSDSRGVALLLAVPLKSTQSTLNELALILLLVSGVGVLGAGAAGLFVARAGLRPVDKLTEAVEHVARTEDLGIRIPVEEDAEDEVARLSRSFNSMTSSLASSRELQQQLIADAGHELRTPLTSLRTNIELLTRSEETGRPLPEGDRKALLASVKAQMTELAALIGDLQELSRSEGQRGERVQVVSLEDTVEAALRRARLRGPELTIDASLEPWYTRAEPAALERAVVNVLDNAVKFSPDGGTVEVRLSEGVLTVRDHGPGIPAEELPYVFDRFWRSPSARALPGSGLGLSIVARTVRQSGGEVTLGPAEGGGTVATVRLPGAPTPPPETPAR; translated from the coding sequence GTGAACAGGCTCGTACGCCGGTACCGGTCCCTTCCGATCCGGTCCCGTCTGGCGCTGCTGGTGGCGGCGGCGGTGGCGTTCGCGGTGGCGGCGGTGTCGGTGACGTGCTGGTTCATCGTGCAGGGGAAGCTGTACGACCAGGTCGACGGCGACCTGAAGGAGATGGCCAGCAGGCCCGGCACGGTCCAGTCGCTGCTCCAGAGGTGTACGCAGGCCCCGGCGAAGAACACCCAGGTGTTCCCCGGCCGGAACGACTACGTCCAGGCCATCAAGGCGGAGGGCGACCCCTGTGTCGACCCGAACTCCCCGGGCACGGTCAAGGTGACGGGTGCCGACAAGAGGGTCATCGAGACGGCGAGCGGCAGCACGATCTACTTCCGCAACGGCACCGACGAGGACGGCAACTCCGTACGGGTGCTGACCCGGTACCTGGGCGTCGACACCAGCGATTCCCGGGGTGTCGCCCTGCTTCTCGCGGTCCCCCTCAAGAGCACCCAGTCCACCCTCAACGAACTCGCCCTCATCCTCCTCCTCGTCTCGGGCGTGGGAGTCCTCGGCGCCGGCGCCGCAGGTCTCTTCGTGGCACGGGCCGGCCTCCGCCCCGTCGACAAGCTCACCGAGGCCGTGGAACACGTGGCCCGCACCGAGGACCTCGGCATCCGCATCCCGGTCGAGGAGGACGCCGAGGACGAGGTGGCCCGGCTGTCGCGGTCGTTCAACTCGATGACGAGCTCCCTCGCCAGCTCCCGCGAGCTCCAGCAGCAGCTGATCGCCGACGCGGGGCACGAGCTGCGCACCCCGCTCACCTCCCTGCGCACCAACATCGAGCTCCTCACCCGCAGCGAGGAGACCGGCCGCCCCCTGCCCGAGGGTGACCGCAAGGCACTGCTGGCCTCGGTGAAGGCGCAGATGACCGAACTGGCCGCCCTCATAGGCGATCTTCAGGAACTGTCCCGCTCGGAAGGCCAGCGCGGCGAACGCGTGCAGGTCGTCTCGCTGGAGGACACCGTCGAGGCCGCCCTGCGCCGGGCACGGCTGCGCGGACCGGAACTGACCATCGACGCCTCGCTGGAGCCCTGGTACACCCGTGCGGAACCGGCCGCCCTAGAGCGTGCCGTGGTCAACGTCCTCGACAACGCCGTGAAGTTCAGCCCCGACGGCGGCACGGTCGAGGTGCGGCTCAGCGAGGGGGTGCTGACCGTCCGGGACCACGGCCCCGGCATCCCCGCCGAGGAACTCCCATACGTCTTCGACCGCTTCTGGCGCTCCCCCAGCGCCCGCGCCCTGCCCGGCTCCGGCCTCGGCCTGTCCATCGTGGCCCGCACGGTCCGGCAGTCCGGCGGCGAGGTCACCCTCGGGCCCGCCGAGGGCGGCGGCACCGTCGCGACCGTACGGCTGCCGGGAGCGCCGACTCCACCGCCGGAGACGCCCGCGCGGTAG